The Zonotrichia albicollis isolate bZonAlb1 chromosome 6, bZonAlb1.hap1, whole genome shotgun sequence genome window below encodes:
- the MTCH2 gene encoding mitochondrial carrier homolog 2 codes for MENAASQVLLGSGLTVLSQPLMYVKVLVQVGYEPLPPTLGRNIFGRQVYQLPGLFSYAKHIIKVDGRAGLFKGLTPRLCSSAIGTVVHSKVLQRYQEAEKAEPGARRKESSLEQVLKETSQEMVARSAATLITHPFHVITLRCMVQFIGRETKYSGTLSAFATIYREEGILGFFAGLIPRLLGDILSLWLCNMLAYLINTYALENGVSAMTEMKSYSQAVTGFFASMLTYPFVLVSNLMAVNNCGLAGGLLPYAPTYSSWLDCWSQLQREGNMSRGNSLFLRKVPAGKRYVWEEQRFR; via the exons ATGGAGAACGCGGCTTCgcaggtgctgctgggctcGGGGCTCACCGTGCTCTCGCAGCCGCTCATGTACGTGAAGGTGCTGGTGCAG GTGGGCTACGAGCCGTTGCCGCCCACCCTGGGGAGGAACATCTTCGGCCGCCAGGTGTATCAGCTTCCCGGCCTCTTCTCTTACG ccaaGCACATCATAAAGGTGGACGGGAGAGCAGGACTCTTTAAAGGCCTCACCCCCCGCCTCTGCTCCAGCGCCATCGGCACCGTGGTGCACAGCAAAGTGCTGCAG CGGTACCAGGAGGCCGAGAAGGCTGAG CCTGGAGCCAGGAGGAAGGAGTCCTCGCTGGAGCAGGTGCTCAAGgag ACCTCCCAGGAGATGGTCGCCCGCTCTGCCGccaccctcatcacccacccCTTCCACG TGATCACCCTGCGCTGCATGGTGCAGTTCATCGGCCGCGAGACCAAGTACAG CGGGACACTAAGCGCCTTCGCCACAATCTACCGGGAAGAGGGAATCCTGGGATTCTTCGC CGGCCTCATCCCGCGGCTCCTCGGGGACATCCTCTCCCTGTGGCTGTGCAACATGCTGGCCTACCTCATCAACACGTACGCGCTGGAGAACGGG GTCTCCGCCATGACTGAGATGAAGAGCTACTCCCAGGCAGTCACTGGG TTCTTTGCCAGCATGCTGACCTACCCCTTCGTCCTGGTCTCCAACCTGATGGCTGTGAACAACTGCGG gTTGGCCGGGGGTCTCCTTCCCTATGCACCCACCTACTCCTCCTGGCTGGATTGCTGgagccagctgcagagggag GGCAACATGAGCCGAGGGAACAGCCTGTTCTTGCGCAAGGTTCCAGCAGGGAAGCGATATGTGTGGGAGGAGCAGAGGTTCCGCTGA